Sequence from the Curtobacterium sp. MCLR17_007 genome:
GCCGCTGTCACCGCGACCAACCCCACGAACTGTCGATCGCGGAGCAGGGACACGACACCGCTGATGCGAGTCCGCATAACGTTGACGCGAACCGTTGGCCGAAGCATGGTCTCGCCTGCGATCGACCGCGTCGCGACGCCGAGGACGAGCCCGTACACGGCCAGCAGGACAAACACACCCCGCCACGTCACAACGGTCAGCAGGAACGATCCCAGGAGCGGCCCGACCGCGATCGCGATGCCCGACACGAGTGTCATCGAGGCGATGGTCCGCAGCATGCGAACGCCGCTGAACCGGTCCCGGACCATCGCTATTGCGAGCACTCCCACGGAGGCCGACGCCGCACCTTGGAGGACGCGCGCAACGGTCAGGACCGTGATGTCCGGCGCCAGCGCGCACGCGAAAGACGCAGCCACGTGTACGGCTGTGGCGACCGTCAGCGGCGTGCGGCGCCCGACGACATCGCTCCACGCTCCCGCGAGCAGCTGCCCGACGACCATGCCGATCATCGCGCCGGTGAAGGTGAACTGGATCGACGACTCGGGCACCGCGAGTTCCGCCGCGATTCGCGGAAACGCAGGAAGGTAGATGTCGATCGTGAGCGTACTGAGGGTCTGCAGGAAACCGAGGGCTGCCGCGAGGACTGCCGGGCGAGGCTCTGACCGCATCACAACGTCGCGCCGACCCGCTCCCGACGCATCGGGTCGGTGATGAACGCACTGAACGCCACAGCGCCGGCACCGATCACCAGTTGCTGCTCTCCGAGCGCGGGTGTCTTCAAAACCGGCGGTTCGCTGGATGACATCAGGTTCGCGCTCACCGCACGCTCGAGGTGCTCACGGCCGTGATCGAGCAGGACACCGAAGAATCCGCCGAGCAGGATCAGTTGCGGGTCGTACGCGAAGGTCGCAGCTCGCAGCGCCACACCGAGGTAGTCAGCCTGGCGTACGAGGAAGCGTTCGAAGGCGGCACTGGGGTCGGCACGGATGGCATCACGGATGCGCTGAAGACTCCCGTCTCGCGCTCCGAACACAGATGCCAGCTGATGCTGCGATACGACCGTCGTGAGGCACCCAACGCTCCCGCAGATACATGTTGGGCCGTCGTTTGCGACGGTGACATGCCCAAGACGCGCGGCGGATCCCGAGCGGCCGTCGAGGATGTGGCCGTCGACCATCGCGGCGGCTCCGATGCCGCCGGGGCCGCCGTAGAAGGAGACGATGTCATCCGCACCGCGGGCTGCGCCCCAGAGCGTCTCCGCGTGGAGCCCGACCTGCGAGTCGAACGCCAAGACGGACGGGAAACCAGTGGCGTCCTGCAGCAACTGAGCGAAGGGTGCGTTCCGCCACCGCAGATGCGGGGCGTTCAGGACGAAAGTCTTGTCTTTCGTCACGCGCCCCGGGATGGCCGCGCACAAGCCGACGACGACCGCGTCACCGTGTCGCTGGCGAAGTTGCTGCAGAAGCTCCCCAACCAGAGCGGCAGCTTCTTCGGGAGTGGGTACGTCCGAAGAAGCCGCGTGGGCCTCGTCGACCACCCTGCCGTCGAGCGATACGAACGCGACGTGGACACCGTCGACATCGGTGTTGACGCCGACGCCGAGGTAGCGATCCGTCGCAGCCACCGACGCGGACGGACGCCCCTTCGCTCCGAGGTGATCGTCGAAGCGCTGCGTGACGATGCCTGCCGATTCCAACTCCTCGACCAGAGAAGCAACGCTTGAGCGTGCAAGACCCGTTGCTCGCGTGATTTGAGACCGAGTCGTTGCACCATCGCGGTGCAGAACGGACACAACCGATGACAGGTTCTGGCGACGAACAGCGTCGATGCTTCGACCGACTGGCGGGATGAGCGACATGGTTCCTCCGAAGACCGAATGGTGTCATAGTAGCCATATGTTCACGTCTCGAACAAGCGACCGTCGGCCTCAAGCGCGTCTCTGGACCGGAAACGGGAGCTTCCAAGACGAGTACCACGACTTCGATTCGACGTCTGCGCACATCGCCGCCATCCTCGAAGCCGTCGGCGTCGAGGTGCTCACCGAACCGATTGACCAGGCCATCGCGACCGAGCCACACGCCGATCTGATCCTGGTGAATACGGCAAAACGTCGACCAGCATCGCGGGAGTCCGACGCACTCGTGAACGCGCGTTTGGCGGACATGCTCCATTCGAGCACGCCCCTGCTTGCCTTCCACGTATCAGCGACGGCGTTCGCAGAGGTGCCAGCATGGGAACAGCTACTCGGCGGGCGATGGGTTGCGGAACAGACCTGGCACCCGCCGATCGGTCCAGCACGGATCGAGCCCACGGAAGCTGGAACAGAGCTTCGTGCTCCAGCGCGAACGTTCTCGCTCTTCGACGAGCGCTACACGGACCTGCGAGTGTCTCCATGGACGCGGATCCTCGCCGAGCATGAGCAGGACGGGAACAGGCATCCAGTCGTCTGGACGCACGAGTTCCGCGGACTCCGAACGGCGTACGACGGACTCGGACACGACCTCCGCTCCTATGAGTCCGACGAGCACATCCAACTCATCCAGGCTATCGTTCGGTGGCTCCTCCCAGATTTTTCTTTGTCCGAGACGTGAACATATGTATGCTCGACTCACACCATTGGAGGAGACCGCGATGACGCGCACGAACACCGGCTTGACCGCTCGGACACCACAGGGGACCGTCGTCGGACGCTCCGTCTCCACCCCAGACGGCAGCGCAGTCGCCTTCCTCGGCATTCCGTATGCACACGCTGAGCGCTTCAAGGCTCCGCAGCCTGCGATGTCGTGGCCGGGGGAGCGTCTCTGCGTCGCCGCCGGGCCGGCAGCTCCGCAGGATCCGATACGCGCAGACGTCATGGATGAGTCGGGGTGCTTGAACGCCAACGTCTGGGTTCCGGCAAATGCCGCAGCTTCACCGCTTCCCGTCCTCGTCTGGATCCACGGCGGAGGGCACCTGTACGGGTCGAACACGAATGCGCTGTGCGACGGCGCTCGACTCGCGGCGGCAGAGGGAATCATCGTGGTCGCGATCAACTACCGGCTCGGCGCTCTTGGCTACCTCAGCCTTGCGAGCGTCCTGGGATCCGAATACGCCGACAGTTCGAATCTGGCGCTGCTCGACGCAGTCGCAGCGCTGCGCTGGGTGAGCGTGAGCATCGCAGAGTTCGGCGGGGATCCTGCGCGGGTCACCATCATGGGGCAGTCCGCCGGCGCCGTCATGGTCGCGAGTCTTCTCGCGATGCCATCGGCTAGCGGACTCTTCTCTCGGGCGCTCATCGAGAGCGGCAGCGGAGAACGGGCGCGGGATGCAGGTCACGGCGAGCGTCTCACCGCAGATCTCCTCACGGAACTCGCTGCAACGCCGACCGATCTGCTCACGATGCCCGCCGAGCAGATCGTGGCTGGTCAAGAGGCGCTGGTCAGGAGACGTTCCGCCGGCCGCCCGAACCTCGATCTCGCCTTCGCGCCACTCATCGACGGCCGGACGCTTACCGCCCGACCAGTCGACTTGATCCGAGAAGGCGCCTCCGCAGACGTCGAGCTTGTCATCGGCACCAACCGCAACGAAGCATCCGGGTTCGTCGACCTTCGAGCCGAACCCGCCGTCGACGTGCTCGAAGCGCACGTCGAGCAGCTCATGCACGGGTCGCCCGCAGCGTCGGTCGTGACCTACCGCGCCGCGCTCGATGCAGACACCAACCGCCCGAACAGCCTCGCCGAGACCCTAGAAGCCTGCATGGCAGACCTCATCTACCGGCAGCCCTCCCAACGTCTGCTCGACGCGCGTCGAGACGCGTCAGCGTGGACACGCTCGTACCTCTTCGAATGGCAACGCCCGGACGCCGATTGGATCAGGCGTGCCGGCCACTCGCTCGAGCTCCCGTTCATCTTCCGACACATCGACGACAGCGCCGATGCGGAAGCCGAAGTAGGGGTCGAGCCGCCACTGCAACTGCGGGACCAGATGAGCGCCATGTGGGGCGCGCTGGTTCGCGACGAGGATCTCCAACCCTGGCCGACCTATGGAGAGCACCGCCGCACCGCGATCTTCAGCGAACACTTCCGCATCGAATCTGACCCCCGCGGCTCCATCCGTCGACTGGTCGCGCAGCACAACGCCTGAGCGGCCACCCTCCACCCACTCACCCCGCACCGCCACTGACACTTCGAAGGAGAAGTGACATGCCTGAATCCCCGACCCGAACCTCGTTCTCACGCCGAAGCATCCTCGCGTTCGGAATGGCGAGCGCTGCCGGGCTCGCGCTCACCGCCTGCACCGGCGGCGGCGCCGTCATCTCCCAGAGCCTCCTCGCGGGCGGCGCAGTGCGGCTGCCAACGTACCGGAAGGCTCGAGCCGCGATCGGCGCGAACCGCTTGACCAGCACTGTCGAAGGGCTGCCGGACATCTACACGTCGTCTCCGACGAGGTACTTCACGAGTGTCGACGCGCCTCCAGCGGCGGGCTCCACGATTCGCACACTGCAAATGCTCTGGTTCTCCCCTCCCGCGCCCGAGGGAAAGAACCCAGTGTGGAGGCGACTCAACCGAGACCTCCGCGCAAGTTTTGACCCGCTGCTCGCCAGTGCGGACAACTACAACAGCAAGCTCGCGACCGTCCTCGCCGGCGGGAAACTCCCCGACCTGATGTTCGTACAGGACCAGGTGCCCGTCGGTGCCCAAGCCTTCACCGCTGGGGCGTTCGCTGACCTCAGCCACTATCTCTCCGGCGACAAGATCCTCGACTACCCGAACCTGGCGAACATCCCGACGTACGCCTGGAAGGCCGCGCTGAAGAACGGTCGTATCGCCGGGATCCCACACGTCAACCCAGCGGTCACCTCCGCTCCGACCATTCGGACTGACCTGATGCAGCTCGCCGGCTTCTCTCAACAGCCGACGTCGACGACGGAGCTGCTGGACATGTTCACCGCGATCGGGAAGATCGGGTCCCATCAAGGCAAACGCGTCTGGGCCATCGGCGGACTCGGCACCGGTCAGATCCAGACGCTCGCACGATGGATGTTCGGCGTGGGTGCGGACTGGAGGATCGACAACCGCGGAAATCTCACCTACTTCCTCGAGACGGACGAGTTCGAAGAGGCCGTCGGCTACCTCCGACTGCTTTGGCAACGCGGCGCATTCCACCCCGACGCGCTCGCGCTCGGTACCGACGTGCAGCGCAGCAAGGAGAAGCAGCTCTGGACGGAGGGGCACTTCGCGTTCGAGCACGACTCGCCACCATGGCTGGCGCAGCAAGGTATGGAACAGGTCGAAGAGGGCACGAAGGGGGCCGCAGTCGACTTCCTCGTCCCGCCGGTGGCTCCCGGCCGTTCTCTGGCCGTCGCACAGGATCCCGGCTACTGGGGCATCGTCGCCATCGCCGCCGCCGCGGAGAAGGACCCGCGGCGGATGCGGGAACTCCTCGGCGTCTGCAACTACTTCGCCGCGCCGTACGGATCGTCCGAGGCGCTCTTCCTCGGCAGCGGCATCGAGGGATACAACTTCCGGTTCGGCACCGGGCACGCCGTCGAGCCCATCGACAACGCTGATGCCACCACCAATCTGCAAGGCCTCCGATGGCTCGGGGCGAACGCACCGTCGTACATCGCGCTCGATGCGAAGAACGCCAAGCGGAAGGACAGCCTCCTACACGAGTTGGAGCTCCTGACCACTGCAGCGAAGGTCGACCCGACCGTCGGGATGTACTCCCCGACACAGGTCAGCACGTCCGCGCAACTCACCGCCCTCAACGAGGACTGGCGCAACAAAGTGGTCTCCGGCCGCGCACCGCTTTCAGCCATCGCGACGTGGCGCAAGCAATGGCGCGCCAACGGCGGCGACCAGGTCCGGCACGAATTCGAGAAAGCGATCCGCGATGCGAAGTGATGCGAGCACCGTCAACCCCGCGGTTGAATCCGCCATCGAAGAGTCGATCGTCGCCCAGAGCGCACCGGACGTCCGCGCCGAGTCAGGTCCAGTCCGGGGGAAGCGCTCGCTTCTCGCGCGGATGAAGCGAGAACGGTCGATGTACCTGTTCATCCTCCCCGGGATGCTCTTCTTCCTCGTCTTCTGCTACGTCCCACTCCTCGGCAACGTCATCGCGTTCCAAAACTTCTCACCCTTCCTGGGGATCAGCCGCTCCCCTTGGGTCGGGCTACAGAACTTCGCGAACATGTTCACCGACCCCGAGCTCGTCCGCGCGATCATCAACACGATCGAGATCTCGTTCCTACAGATCGTCTTCTCGTTCCCAGCGCCGATCCTGCTCGCGTTGCTGCTGAACAGCTTGCTATCGGACCGGCTGCGCCGATTCGTGCAGTCGGTGGTCTACCTGCCGCACTTCATCTCATGGGTGATCGTAATCGCGATCTGGCAGCAGATCCTCGGCGGCGCCGGCCCTGTGGCCGGGCTCTTCGCGAGCATCGGCTTGGACCACGTCAACATCATGGCCAACCCCGATACGTTTAAGATCCTGGCCACGTCCCAAGTCATCTGGAAAGACATGGGTTGGGGAACGATCATCTTCTTCGCCGCGATCTCCGGCATCCCCCGAGAACTCTACGAAGCAGCAGCGTGCGACGGCGCGAGCTCGTGGCGCCGCACCTGGCACGTCACCCTTCCAGGGCTCGTTCCCGTCACCTCGCTCCTGCTCGTGCTCACCGTCGGGAACGTGCTTTCCGTCGGTTTCGAGCAGCTGCTCCTGCAGCAGCCCATCGTCGGAGCCGACGCCTCGCAAGTCATTGACACGTTCGTTTACTTCCGCGGTGTCGTCGGAGGCGACTGGGGCCTCGCAGCCGCGGCCGGCCTGGTCAAGGGCGCCATCGGCACACTTCTCGTCCTCGGGGCCAACAAGGTCGCCAAGAAGATCGGAACAGGAGGGATTTTCTGATGGTCGCCATCGAAGCCCGTCACGCACGACGCCAACGACCGCAACGCGCCCGCGACGCACGACCGCCATGGGTCGAAGTCCCATCCGTCGCCATCCGACTCGCGAAGATCACCGTCATCGCCATCATCGTGGTCGTGATGCTCTACCCCTTCATCTACATCATCGCCATGAGCTTCGCGTCCGCGAACTCCGACCTCAGCGGCTTCTGGCCCACGGCGTTCTCATTCGACGCCTATCAGTCCATCCTCGGCGGCGGCGTGGTCACCCGAGCGTTGATGGTGAGCGCCTTCGTGACGATCGTCGGTACGTTCTGCTCGTTGGCACTCACGACCACCCTGGCTTACGGACTCACACGGACCCGCGACGTGCCCTTCGCACGCGCAATCCTCCTCCTCGTGCTCGCCACCATGTTCTTCGGCGCCGGCATCATCCCCAACTTCCTCGTCGTGAAGTCCCTCGGACTCATCGACTCGCTCTGGTCGCTCATCCTGCCCGTGATGGTTTCGGCCTTCAACGTGGTCGTCGTCCGGAACTTCTTCATGGGCATCCCCGCAAGCCTCCTCGAAGCAGCACGCATTGACGGAGCATCGAACTGGACCATCTTCCGAAGCATCATCCTGCCGTTGTCCAAGCCGGTCCTCGCCGTCATAGGGCTGTTCTCCGCCGTGGGTTACTGGAACAGCTACTTCAACGCTCTGCTCTACATCAGCGACACGGCGAAGTGGCCGATCCAAGTCGTCCTGAACCAGTACGTGATCCAGGGGTCGCTCCTCGCGAACCTGCAGGGAAGCAACATCGTCACTCCGCCATCGCAATCCGTCCAGATGGCAGTCGTGGTCCTCGCAACGCTGCCCATCCTGATCGTCTACCCCTTCCTGCAGCGGCACTTCGCCCACGGGATGCTCACGGGGGCGGTCAAGGAATGAGCGGTCGATCAGAAGCCGCGCGGCCGTTCGGCGCCACCGGCCTTCAAGTACCCCCGATCACCATCGGAACCGCCCGTTGGCGCGATGGGACCGGGCGGGTGGCTCGCGCGGCACACACGGACGCGTTGCTGACGAGCCTGACCGACGCTGACCAACCGTTCGTATTGGACACAGCGAACAGCTACGGCAACAGCGAGCAGCGCATCGGCGACTTCTACGCGTCCCGAGGAGGCGTGCCAGGACACGCCCTCATCCAGACCAAGGCCGATCGCGACTTCGCGACCGGGGACTTCTCCGGCGCCCGGATGCGACAGTCCCTGCAGGAGAGCTGCGATCGGCTCCGACTCCCGGCGCTGCCCATGGTCTACATCCATGACCCAGAGAACACATCGTGGGATCAAGCGATGGCAGCCGACGGGCCGGTCGGAGCCCTGATCGAAGCACGGGAGGAAGGGCTCATCGAGCACCTGGGGCTCTCGGGAGGAACCGTCGATGTGATGGAGCGGTACGTGAGGACGGGCCACTTCGAGGCGCTGGTCACCCACATGCGTTGGACGCTCGTTGACCGATCCGCCGACGCGCTGCTCTCTGCCGCACACGAGCGCGGAATGGGCATCATGAACGCTGCCCCCTACGGAGGGGGGCTCCTCGCCCAGTACCCGGCAGCCACGTCGCGGTACGCATACGGCGAGGCAGCTCCCGAGGTGGCCGCCGCCGCAGATTCGATCGGCCGCGCCTGTGCCGATCACGACATCCCCATCGCAGCCGCAGCACTCCAGTTCTCCGCGCGAGACGACCGCATCGACTCCACGATCGTCGGTGTGCTCGAGCAGAACGACTGGAACGCGACGAGCGAGCTCCTCCGCGTCGCCGTGCCGCAGTCGTTGTGGGACACCGTGGAGGCGGTCCTGCCGCCGGCGTCGCTCTGGCAGCGCTAGGTCGAGAAGCTCGGGCAGAACCTCATCACGCGTGCCGCCGAGTGCGGGAGCTCAACCAGCTCGCGATCGCAGCTCGCATCGAGACAGCGCGCATGCCGGCGCCGGCGCCGGCGCCGGCGCCGGCGCGAGCAACGCGACGAGCGGCGCTGCACCGAACCACCATCGAACGAAAGGACCACGTATGAGACGCGCTGCAACCCACCTCCCCGTTGACGGAGGCAAGCAGGCCTGGATCGGGGTGAACTTCTGGTCGAAGACCGGTGGGCCGCTGATGTGGCGCCACTACGACGGGGAGGTCATCAGTGCGGAACTCGCGCAGCTCAAGCAACACGGGATCAACCTCACCAGGAGCTTCCTCTTCTGGCCCGATTTCCATCCGCAGCCGGATGAGCTGTCTGAGGAGATGCTGGCCAAGTTCGCGGACTTCCTGCGTCGGCACGAGCGTGCAGGCGTCCAGACCATACCAACGTTCATCGTCGGGCACATGTCCGGTGAGAACTGGGACCCTGTGTGGCGGAACGGTCGAGACGTATTCGGCGACGTGTGGTTCGTCGGCCGCCAGGCTTGGTACATCAAGGAAGTCGTACGACGATTCGCCGCCGACCCCGTCATCGCTGGCTGGCTCTTGACCAACGAGGTGCCCATCTACGCCGATTGGCAGTCACGCGGTGTCGGCACCCTGGACGCCGATGACGTCTCGGCGTGGGCACAGATCCTGATCGACGCAGTCCGTGCTGGCGGCGGACAGCAACCGGTCTCGATCGGCGATGGTTCGTGGGGTGTGGAGGTCACCGGGAAGGACAATGGGTTCCGGAGCCGTCAGCTCGAGCCGCTCGTCGACTTCCTCGGCCCGCATGTCTACCGCATGGAAGACGACCAGGTCCGACAGCATCTCGGAGCCGCGTTCATCTGCGAGCTCCTCGACTTCCATGAGAAACCGGTCGTGCTCGAGGAGTTCGGCGTCACCAGTGACTACGTCGGGGAAGAGAACGCTGCGCACTACTACCGACAGGTCCTGCACAACACACTGCTCGCCGGTGCGACCGGCTGGATCCCCTGGAACAACGTCGACTACGACGCGCAAGCCGAGATCGCACCGTACTCGCATCACCCGTTCGAGATGCACTTCGGGCTCATCGATGACCAGGGGAGACCGAAGCTCCAGCTGCTCGAGGTGCAGAAGTTCGCGGCGCTGCTCGAACGAGTCCAGTTCTCCCAACTCCAGCGGCCTGACACATCGACCGCGATACTGGTCTCGTCGTTCTTGGAGGCGATGTACCCGTTCACCACACCCGAGGACGGACCGACCGTGTTCACTGTCGCACGGCAGTCCTACGTCGCCGCGCGAGAAGCTGACCTGCCCGTGGCAGTGGTCCGAGAAGCAGATGGAGTGCCGAGGGATGTGCGGCTCATCATTGTGCCCGCGACGAAAGCCCTCCGGGCCGACACATGGCCGGAGCTCATGGACCGGGCGGAGAGCGGAGCGCTCGTGTATGCCTCGTACTTCAACGGCGTTCATGCCAATCAACGAGGGTCCTGGTGGCCGAAGCTCGATGAGACATTCGGTGTGAAGAAGCAGCTCCGGTATGGTCTCATCGCTCCAGTGGAGCACGACACCGTCACGATCGAGTTCCTCACGGATCTCGGTGACATCGCCCGCGGGGAACGCCTCACCTTCGCCGTCGGAGGTACCGCAGACGGGCGCTCGTTCCTCCCGGTTGAGCTCGACGGTGCTGAGGTGATCGCGGTCGACGGCGATGGTTGGCCTGCGCTCGTTCGTCGGAACGTCGGTGCGGGAGCACTGGTCCTGTCGACCTACCCGTTCGAGTACTTCGCGGCGTCGACGCCCCGGGTCAACCCGGAACCGACAGCGCGCCTCTACGCTGCTCTCGCCAACGAGGCAGGAGCGACTCCTGAAGTCACCGTGGAGAGCCCACTTGTCCTCACCGCAGTCATGGAGCACTCCGACGGCCGCCGGTTTGTCTGGTTCGTGAACCAGAGCGATTCGACGATGGACGTCGGTCCAAAGACCTCCGCGACGATGCGGACTCTCGACAGTGGGGCTCCTATCGCCACGGTGCGGCTCGAGCCGTTCGGCGTGGAAGTGTTGGAGTTGCTTTCGTGATCGGCACGACCTCGGGCCGCCCCGACACCTGGGCCAGCGCCGACCGCGGGCAGCTCATCGACAGGGCCGAGGTGATCGTCACCAGTCCCGACCGCAACTTCGTCACGCTGAAGGTGACGACGGCCGACGGGGTCACCGGTCTCGGCGACGCGACGCTGAACGGTCGCGAGCTGTCGGCTGCCGCGTACCTCACCGAGCACGTCGTGCCGCTGATGCTCGGGCGCGATGCCAGCCGCATCGAGGACGCCTGGCAGTTCCTCTACCGCTCGTCGTACTGGCGTCGCGGCCCGGTCACGATGGCCGCGATCGCCGCCGTGGACATGGCGCTCTGGGACATCAAGGCGAAGGTCGCAGGGATGCCGCTGTACCAGTTGCTCGGCGGAGCGTCGCGGACCGGGCTGATGGCGTACGGGCACGCGTCCGGCAAGGAGCTGCCGGAGCTCTTCGACTCGATCCGGGCGCACCAGGAAGAGGGCTACCGCTCGATCCGCGTGCAGACGGGTGTGCCGGGGCTGGAGTCGATCTACGGCATCGCCTCGAACGCGACCACCGAGGGCAACTCCGGCGTCCGCTACGACTTCGAGCCCGCCCAGCGTGGTGCGTTCCCGGCGATGGAGGACTGGGACACCCGCGCGTACCTGCGGCACCTCCCGACCGTCTTCGAGGCAGTCCGCAACGAGTTCGGTCCCGAGCTGCCGCTCCTGCACGACGGGCACCACCGGATGACCCCGCTGCAGGCCGCGAAGCTCGGCAAGTCGCTCGAGCCGTACGACCTGTTCTGGCTCGAGGACTGCACCCCGGCGGAGAACCAGGAAGCCCTCCGGCTCGTCCGGCAGCACACCACGACGCCGCTCGCGATCGGTGAGGTCTTCAACACGATCTGGGACTTCAAGGACATCATCCGCGACCAGCTCATCGACTACGTCCGCGGTGCCGTCACGCACATGGGTGGCGTGACACCGCTGAAGAAGACGA
This genomic interval carries:
- the manD gene encoding D-mannonate dehydratase ManD, whose translation is MDRAEVIVTSPDRNFVTLKVTTADGVTGLGDATLNGRELSAAAYLTEHVVPLMLGRDASRIEDAWQFLYRSSYWRRGPVTMAAIAAVDMALWDIKAKVAGMPLYQLLGGASRTGLMAYGHASGKELPELFDSIRAHQEEGYRSIRVQTGVPGLESIYGIASNATTEGNSGVRYDFEPAQRGAFPAMEDWDTRAYLRHLPTVFEAVRNEFGPELPLLHDGHHRMTPLQAAKLGKSLEPYDLFWLEDCTPAENQEALRLVRQHTTTPLAIGEVFNTIWDFKDIIRDQLIDYVRGAVTHMGGVTPLKKTMDYAAMYQIKSGFHGPTDISPVGLAAQMHLGMAIHNFGIQEYMQHGDRTNQVFQQTFTFTDGYLHPGDQPGLGVSLDVDEADKYPYEQAYLPFNRLADGTVHDW